aggtagacaaaaagctggagtaactcaacgggacaggcagcatctctggagagaaggaatgggtgacatttcgggtcgagacccttcttcagacttcaatcccagctttttgtgtctatccaaggacTATTACTTGGTCTATATTGTTGAATTGGATTTCAATGTCATTCAACCAAGTTGAAATTCAACTCTAAAAACAAGATCTGCCCAGGACTGCATAACTTTTCCAAGCCATCTAAATTAAAATCTTTAAAAGCACCAAAATAAAGATCATCTACAGATCAGCATTTACCTCTACATTAATAATGTTTACTTAAAATTTCCCAAGCACCAGATTTATAGTTTACTTGTATATTAAAATTTAAGCAAAAATGCCTCTACATTTACAGCACACTATTTACCCACAACGAAGAGTTGAGCCAGTTCAGATTCTGATTTGTTTGGTTCCTGGGTAGGTTCCACTGAAGTTGCATGTGGCGATTGTTTCTTAATTCCAGGTATTTTGCTGATAACTTTAGTCTCTGTTTTCACAGGTATCTGAAAGAGAACAGTATTTGCAAAAAATAAAGATTTCTCCATTATAAATATTGCTCTATGAAAAGGCATACAGAACTATCCAAATGGCAgtaagcacagtggcgcagctgtcaagtcgctgttttacagcgccagaggccctggttcaatcctaacaacgggtgctgcctgtatggaatttgtaagttctccctgtgactgcgtggggtttttctgggtgctccagttccttccCATCTTCCCACAAAGAtgtacatatttgtaggttaattggcttcgatttgaaaagattgtaaattgcccctagtgtgaaggattatGCTAGTGTGAACGGGGCTCACTGGTCTGCTGGACCTAGTGGGCCAAATGGCACGCtgcatctctatactaaactaaacctccgcctcagagggcagtgaaggcaggttctctggatactttcaatagagagctagatagggctcttgaagatagcggagtcaggggatatggggagaaggtaggatcggggtactaattgtggatgatcagccatgatcacattgaatggcagtgctggcttgaagggctgaatggcctactcctgcacctattatctaaacACCTTTTCAATACATTGGGTATGTGGCCTTGTGCTTAAAATGGCCTAAAATGATTAGAATTAAAATTCAGTGTCAGTATTGGTGCAGAATAATGTGATGGTGCagataaaacaaacagaagataCCAGGTAGCATTTAGTGATAAACAGTTGCTCTTAAGCCTCTGTTAAATGATCAATCTGAAATACaaaccctttcttcagacattgccTGGCCTTTTGAATATTTTCCAAAGGATGATTTTTAAACACAAGTTCTAAACAAAATCATTGACTTTAGTCGAGATGTTTAGTTGGAGAACTTTATTCCTTCTTCCACCCACTACTCAAAACACATCACTGAGgcctgggtcaagacccttcttcagactgatctaatgggcctcgacctgaaacgtcacccattctttccctccagagatgctgcctggctcactgtGTTActacagtattttatgtctgtctcataACTATCTACCCTTGCTCAGATTACTATACAAGTTGGCATTGAGTGTTGTACTTATTGCCTCCAAAACCTGCTGCAGTATGAAGAGACTAATCTAGAATTACTGAAAGGCATGAAAAGACtatagttttaaaaaaaacaacttacTTTGGTGTTGACTGTAGTCTTGCTTGATGGAAGTTGGTTGCTGGGTGACCTTTGCCCTGTCCCTACAACACTACTTGGCCTTCCTGGGACTAGACGAGGCTTTGGAAGGGACTTCTTCGAAAGGTTAGGTGGTTGTAGCGGAGGCCTTCCTCCTCTACCCATCGAAGAACAACTTGGTCTAGAGTTTCCAGTAGACAAAGGCATCGACTTCTTTTCACCACTACATTTATATTCCACAGACGTCGCTCCTAGGGTTGTCATTTTCCTTCTGGTTATAGGAAGGTTGGAAAAAGGTTTGGAGGAACCTGCAATTACTGCTTTGGATTCTCGCAACTGATTATCAGGTAGTGGTGCATTTATGGCTTTGCCACTGGAAGACTTAGGTTTGTTCTTGTTAGATCCTGAACTTGAGTCACCCTTGGGAGCTTGTTTATCTGAACAATCACCAACTGCAACATGGGTGTCATCCTGAAGGGTGGAGGACGAGGTCTGGAAGGAGTAGTCAAATGGTGGATTTTCTATAAAACTATACTTCACTGCAATATTTGGGGTCGACATGCAGCCTGGAGCCCATTCTGAATTCACTGCATCAAGTTCCTCATTGTGCATGGAATTTCTCAAATGTGGATTTTTGACCAGGTCTAGAGGTCCTCTGGAACTGTTGATGTTTCCAGCATTGTCTTGGTTGCCTTCACATTTTACAGAACAAGTCCGCATCATCTTTTCCCAAATTTCCCGCAGTATTTGTATTGTTTGAGGTACTACTGTCACATGTTAGACTGGATTCCCCGCAGCTCTGCTGCAGAAATTAAAGTACTACCCTCACATTTGCTCAGTGGTACGAGACCATCCAAGTCTCTTGAAGATAGAGACGGCGTACAACTGGACAAGTTGGTAGTTTTGCCCGTTTTTTTCACTTCCAAGCCGATACCATCCTTTGATGACTCAAATCTCTCAATCTCAGAATTGGCCGCAGTCATGGTTCCGTTTAACTGCACCACTTGACTTGTAAGCCTGCAGTGTGACGAGGCAGTGATGTCACTGACATTACCTCCAATGCAGCTCTCAAGCTGCCATACATCAAGCGTCGCATTTTTTTGGTCCACAATCATGGTTTCATTTAATTGCACTTTTTCACCTGCAGATGGAGGCAACAAGGGAGTGGTCTTGCTGCAGTCATTACCCAAATTACTCTCATGCTTTGAAGTATCAAACGTTGCATTTTTATGTTCCAGAGTTATGGTACCATTT
This sequence is a window from Amblyraja radiata isolate CabotCenter1 chromosome 17, sAmbRad1.1.pri, whole genome shotgun sequence. Protein-coding genes within it:
- the LOC116982391 gene encoding uncharacterized protein LOC116982391, with product MMRTCSVKCEGNQDNAGNINSSRGPLDLVKNPHLRNSMHNEELDAVNSEWAPGCMSTPNIAVKYSFIENPPFDYSFQTSSSTLQDDTHVAVGDCSDKQAPKGDSSSGSNKNKPKSSSGKAINAPLPDNQLRESKAVIAGSSKPFSNLPITRRKMTTLGATSVEYKCSGEKKSMPLSTGNSRPSCSSMGRGGRPPLQPPNLSKKSLPKPRLVPGRPSSVVGTGQRSPSNQLPSSKTTVNTKIPVKTETKVISKIPGIKKQSPHATSVEPTQEPNKSESELAQLFVVGTAGPSSTRKNVHTLHALASNNVITGIKRPGSTMEQKRQCPSPKRPKAVAQFHRKIKELEEKVAVRARKCCTSSESVPTLALKIPMFNTMSDANTALLK